From a region of the Paraburkholderia hospita genome:
- a CDS encoding YbfB/YjiJ family MFS transporter — translation MGSAIALGLARFSYALLLPPMKSDLGWSFAQAGAMNTANALGYLLGALAFPRLSRRWSTGTLFVGGCVATALLMAITGVLSDTGALLVQRVATGIASAFIFVSGGVLAARLATSRPRDAGLVLGLYYGGTGWGIVASALLVPVSLASFTLVHRAHDWQLAWFALAVACVALSLVAGRAARGIDRQHVIRTGTGDAAAATPRAAPMRRYAFALAGYGLFGVGYIGYMTFIIALLRNGGMSEGVVTGFYLLLGVATIVSARIWSKLLDRMRGGQALALLNALLALATLMPAIVAHPVVAFASGVLFGATFLSAVASTTAFVRHNLPAAHWGRGISAFTIVFAFGQIVGPTVIGLVSDGVGLERGLIYSACLLAAGAVLAALQTSLPQTPIR, via the coding sequence ATGGGCAGCGCGATTGCGCTGGGACTTGCGCGCTTTTCCTATGCGTTGCTGTTGCCGCCGATGAAAAGCGACCTCGGCTGGAGCTTCGCGCAGGCAGGCGCGATGAACACCGCGAACGCGCTCGGCTATCTACTCGGGGCGCTCGCGTTTCCGCGTCTGTCGCGTCGCTGGTCGACGGGGACGCTGTTTGTCGGCGGATGCGTGGCGACGGCCCTGCTGATGGCCATCACGGGCGTGTTGTCGGATACCGGCGCGCTGCTTGTTCAGCGAGTCGCGACGGGCATCGCGAGCGCATTCATTTTCGTGAGCGGCGGCGTGCTGGCGGCGCGCCTCGCAACATCGCGTCCGCGCGATGCGGGCCTCGTGCTCGGCCTGTACTACGGCGGCACGGGATGGGGGATCGTCGCGTCGGCGCTGCTCGTTCCCGTTTCGCTCGCTTCCTTCACACTCGTGCATCGCGCGCATGACTGGCAGCTGGCGTGGTTCGCGCTCGCTGTGGCGTGCGTCGCGTTGTCGTTGGTCGCGGGGCGTGCCGCGCGGGGCATCGACAGGCAGCACGTGATACGCACGGGTACAGGCGACGCCGCGGCGGCCACGCCGCGCGCCGCGCCGATGCGGCGCTACGCGTTCGCGCTCGCCGGCTACGGGCTGTTTGGAGTCGGCTATATCGGCTACATGACGTTCATCATCGCGCTGCTGCGCAACGGCGGCATGAGCGAAGGCGTCGTGACGGGGTTCTATCTGCTGCTCGGTGTTGCGACGATCGTGTCGGCGCGCATCTGGTCGAAGCTGCTCGACCGCATGCGCGGCGGCCAGGCGCTCGCGTTGCTCAATGCATTGCTCGCGCTGGCGACGCTGATGCCCGCGATCGTCGCACATCCTGTCGTCGCGTTCGCGTCGGGTGTGCTGTTCGGCGCGACATTTCTGTCGGCCGTCGCGTCGACGACGGCCTTCGTGCGCCACAATCTGCCCGCCGCGCATTGGGGCCGCGGCATCAGCGCGTTCACGATCGTGTTCGCGTTCGGACAGATCGTCGGCCCAACCGTGATCGGGCTGGTGTCCGACGGCGTGGGTCTGGAGCGAGGCCTCATCTATTCGGCATGCCTGCTCGCTGCTG
- a CDS encoding sensor domain-containing diguanylate cyclase: MFNPLLVLRQRFRHLARKRGAAVSQAVGNRPFLTGIAGTLIATAMAGLTLATLYSGRTDALNHARETSANLVSLISSDLARNVEIYDLSLQEIVHRSQEPTVWHLPDDLRRTVLFDRATLAAYLGGAYVVDEHGVLKATQEGPVNKKVRFDDRDYFVVHQRNPNAGLFVSHPYRSRLREHELSFALSRRIDARDGSFAGVALLAVRIAYLQRLLDKVNTGRDGTAFILHEDGTVLARKPYAEAIIGVNVDRYPQYEVTHSGTAGSFIDESPIDHVRRIYSYAHVSDTPLVVIVAPALDDVLAPWRKRSAVAGALTFTLGAVVVLVCWMLAFALRDKVRAQARLAELAATDPLTRLSNRRTLDRHLDEEWRRARRNGAVLSVLFIDIDHFKRFNDTYGHAAGDEVLAAVADCIASVARRSIDVVARYGGEEFAVVLPDMGSNAAANSAEKVRRGVEALRIRQLPIVTVSVGCATGRPADGCNAPELLAAADAQLYAAKAAGRNQVQGVDWTQAQPDSLSDHTDQAKRHA; the protein is encoded by the coding sequence GTGTTCAATCCGCTTCTCGTCCTGCGTCAACGGTTTCGCCATCTTGCGCGCAAGCGCGGAGCGGCCGTGTCGCAAGCGGTCGGCAACCGCCCGTTCCTGACGGGCATCGCGGGTACGCTGATCGCCACGGCGATGGCGGGTCTGACGCTCGCCACGCTGTACTCGGGACGCACCGATGCGCTGAATCACGCGCGCGAAACCTCGGCCAATCTGGTTTCGCTGATTTCGAGCGATCTGGCGCGCAACGTCGAGATCTACGATCTGTCGCTGCAGGAAATCGTCCATCGCTCGCAGGAGCCGACGGTCTGGCATCTGCCCGACGATCTGCGCCGCACCGTGCTGTTCGATCGCGCGACGCTCGCCGCTTACCTCGGCGGAGCCTATGTGGTCGACGAACATGGCGTGCTGAAGGCTACGCAGGAAGGCCCCGTCAACAAGAAGGTCCGGTTCGACGACCGCGACTACTTCGTCGTCCATCAGCGCAACCCGAACGCGGGTCTGTTCGTCTCGCATCCGTACCGCTCGCGGCTGCGCGAGCACGAGCTTTCGTTTGCGCTGTCACGGCGCATCGACGCGCGCGACGGCTCGTTTGCGGGCGTCGCGCTGCTCGCCGTACGCATCGCCTATCTGCAGCGGCTGCTCGACAAGGTCAACACGGGCCGCGACGGCACCGCGTTCATCCTGCACGAAGACGGCACAGTGCTCGCGCGCAAGCCGTACGCCGAAGCTATCATCGGCGTCAATGTCGATCGGTATCCGCAATATGAGGTCACGCACTCGGGAACGGCGGGATCGTTCATCGACGAATCTCCCATCGATCATGTGCGGCGCATCTACTCGTACGCGCATGTGTCCGACACGCCGCTCGTCGTGATCGTCGCGCCCGCCCTCGACGACGTGCTCGCCCCGTGGCGCAAGCGCAGCGCGGTCGCGGGCGCGCTGACGTTCACGCTGGGCGCCGTCGTCGTGCTGGTCTGCTGGATGCTCGCCTTTGCGCTGCGCGACAAGGTGCGGGCGCAGGCGCGCCTCGCCGAACTCGCGGCCACCGATCCCCTCACCCGGCTCAGCAACCGCCGCACGCTCGACCGGCACCTCGACGAAGAATGGCGCCGTGCGCGGCGCAATGGCGCGGTGCTGTCGGTGCTGTTCATCGACATCGATCATTTCAAGCGCTTCAACGACACCTACGGGCACGCCGCCGGCGACGAAGTGCTGGCCGCCGTGGCTGACTGCATCGCGTCGGTGGCGCGGCGCTCGATCGACGTGGTCGCGCGCTACGGCGGCGAAGAATTCGCGGTCGTGCTGCCCGATATGGGATCCAACGCTGCGGCGAACTCCGCCGAGAAAGTCCGCCGTGGCGTCGAGGCGCTGCGCATCAGGCAATTGCCGATCGTGACGGTGAGCGTCGGGTGCGCGACGGGCCGGCCTGCCGACGGCTGCAACGCCCCGGAACTGCTCGCTGCCGCCGACGCGCAGCTCTACGCGGCGAAGGCGGCCGGCCGCAACCAGGTGCAAGGGGTGGACTGGACGCAAGCTCAGCCGGACAGCCTGAGCGATCACACGGATCAGGCGAAGCGCCACGCGTGA